The Musa acuminata AAA Group cultivar baxijiao chromosome BXJ2-2, Cavendish_Baxijiao_AAA, whole genome shotgun sequence genome has a segment encoding these proteins:
- the LOC135605635 gene encoding uncharacterized protein LOC135605635 isoform X1 yields METPSSTRRVTRSQAAAAATNSQKSKHEEWHPRPRNGGDRAALLDITNDSPVVGLATGCFLVEKTPSSSAVKSRVIARRTPGSGEEVLRGQVRTLLQKVEEDTELVNKLPFGHPPPPPPQRFPSLLGLSRSPIHLLAPTPANTPQIPNMNCSKEGYTSTGFASPCVVPVEDDHPKVVAALNREEVHPQECLINRALMFDSPEKSDMSDISTISSSLTFQCSSQSSRQEGSPDDDDNSIWSVQVHASANSDRDYHELLEEEEEEEEEEEEEGIDSKETEAAEEEEEEGEANDEELLGDLCEGMKKMSMLDDEPRLLEFTGKHTRFIYNSDDEMEGEEEAMGGAAVSPSVLVLKGLPAPQGKHLRFKEEDD; encoded by the exons ATGGAAACTCCATCCTCCACGAGAAGGGTCACAAGATCTCAGGCCGCCGCCGCAGCCACCAACTCCC AGAAGAGCAAGCATGAGGAGTGGCACCCGAGACCAAGAAACGGAGGGGATCGCGCAGCGCTTCTTGACATCACCAATGACTCGCCCGTGGTAGGGCTCGCGACAGGGTGCTTCCTGGTCGAGAAGACGCCCTCCTCGTCGGCGGTCAAGAGCCGGGTCATAGCCAGGAGGACCCCCGGGTCGGGCGAGGAGGTGCTCCGGGGCCAGGTGCGGACGCTGCTGCAGAAGGTTGAGGAAGACACAGAACTCGTGAATAAGCTTCCTTTTGGACATCCGCCACCACCACCCCCGCAGCGCTTCCCTTCCCTCCTGGGACTCTCAAGATCTCCGATTCATCTTCTCGCCCCGACGCCAGCCAATACGCCACAAATCCCCAACATGAACTGCTCGAAAGAAGGCTATACTTCGACGGGGTTTGCATCACCCTGTGTTGTGCCTGTGGAAGACGACCATCCGAAG GTTGTGGCAGCACTCAATCGAGAGGAAGTCCACCCTCAAGAATGCCTGATCAACCGGGCACTGATGTTCGACTCGCCTGAGAAATCAGACATGTCAGACATCTCGACGATCTCTTCGTCGCTGACATTCCAATGCAGCAGCCAAAGCAGTCGCCAGGAGGGGTCTCCCGACGATGATGACAACTCCATCTGGTCCGTTCAGGTTCATGCGAGTGCCAACTCCGACCGCGACTACCACGAGctgcttgaagaagaagaagaagaagaagaagaagaagaagaagaaggcatcgATTCCAAAGAAACGgaagcagcagaagaagaagaggaagagggcgaAGCAAACGACGAAGAGTTGCTGGGCGACTTGTGCGAAGGTATGAAGAAGATGTCGATGCTGGATGACGAGCCAAGGTTGCTCGAGTTCACAGGGAAGCACACGAGATTCATCTACAACAGCGACGATGAgatggaaggagaagaggaagcgaTGGGTGGAGCGGCGGTGTCACCGAGCGTGTTGGTGTTGAAGGGCCTCCCTGCGCCGCAGGGGAAGCACCTGCGGTTCAAGGAGGAAGACGACTAA
- the LOC135605635 gene encoding uncharacterized protein LOC135605635 isoform X2 produces the protein METPSSTRRVTRSQAAAAATNSHRTEKSKHEEWHPRPRNGGDRAALLDITNDSPVVGLATGCFLVEKTPSSSAVKSRVIARRTPGSGEEVLRGQVRTLLQKVEEDTELVNKLPFGHPPPPPPQRFPSLLGLSRSPIHLLAPTPANTPQIPNMNCSKEGYTSTGFASPCVVPVEDDHPKVVAALNREEVHPQECLINRALMFDSPEKSDMSDISTISSSLTFQCSSQSSRQEGSPDDDDNSIWSVQVHASANSDRDYHELLEEEEEEEEEEEEEGIDSKETEAAEEEEEEGEANDEELLGDLCEGMKKMSMLDDEPRLLEFTGKHTRFIYNSDDEMEGEEEAMGGAAVSPSVLVLKGLPAPQGKHLRFKEEDD, from the exons ATGGAAACTCCATCCTCCACGAGAAGGGTCACAAGATCTCAGGCCGCCGCCGCAGCCACCAACTCCC ACCGCACAGAGAAGAGCAAGCATGAGGAGTGGCACCCGAGACCAAGAAACGGAGGGGATCGCGCAGCGCTTCTTGACATCACCAATGACTCGCCCGTGGTAGGGCTCGCGACAGGGTGCTTCCTGGTCGAGAAGACGCCCTCCTCGTCGGCGGTCAAGAGCCGGGTCATAGCCAGGAGGACCCCCGGGTCGGGCGAGGAGGTGCTCCGGGGCCAGGTGCGGACGCTGCTGCAGAAGGTTGAGGAAGACACAGAACTCGTGAATAAGCTTCCTTTTGGACATCCGCCACCACCACCCCCGCAGCGCTTCCCTTCCCTCCTGGGACTCTCAAGATCTCCGATTCATCTTCTCGCCCCGACGCCAGCCAATACGCCACAAATCCCCAACATGAACTGCTCGAAAGAAGGCTATACTTCGACGGGGTTTGCATCACCCTGTGTTGTGCCTGTGGAAGACGACCATCCGAAG GTTGTGGCAGCACTCAATCGAGAGGAAGTCCACCCTCAAGAATGCCTGATCAACCGGGCACTGATGTTCGACTCGCCTGAGAAATCAGACATGTCAGACATCTCGACGATCTCTTCGTCGCTGACATTCCAATGCAGCAGCCAAAGCAGTCGCCAGGAGGGGTCTCCCGACGATGATGACAACTCCATCTGGTCCGTTCAGGTTCATGCGAGTGCCAACTCCGACCGCGACTACCACGAGctgcttgaagaagaagaagaagaagaagaagaagaagaagaagaaggcatcgATTCCAAAGAAACGgaagcagcagaagaagaagaggaagagggcgaAGCAAACGACGAAGAGTTGCTGGGCGACTTGTGCGAAGGTATGAAGAAGATGTCGATGCTGGATGACGAGCCAAGGTTGCTCGAGTTCACAGGGAAGCACACGAGATTCATCTACAACAGCGACGATGAgatggaaggagaagaggaagcgaTGGGTGGAGCGGCGGTGTCACCGAGCGTGTTGGTGTTGAAGGGCCTCCCTGCGCCGCAGGGGAAGCACCTGCGGTTCAAGGAGGAAGACGACTAA